The Pseudomonadota bacterium sequence GCGGCGCAGCTCGGCTCGATCGATGCCCATCTCGGCGGCGGCGACGTCGATGAGCCGCTCGATGTAATAGTTGCCCTCGGGCCGGCCGGCGCCGCGATAGGCTCCGACCGGCGTGGTGTTGGTGAAGACGATCTTGGCGGAGACCTCGATCAGCGGCGTTGCGTAGACGCCGACGATGTTCTTGACGGCGTTGGTCGTGGCCTGCAGGGGAGGATTGAGGAAGGCCCCGGCATTGCCATAGCCGGCGAGGCGTACGGCCAGAATTCGTCCATTGGCGTCGAGCGCCATTGCGGCGGTTCTGATGTGGTCGCGACCGTGATGGTCCGACAGAAAGCTCTCGGAACGCTCGTCGGTCCATTTGACCGGACGCCCAAGGACGCGCGTGGCATGCAGCAGGCACACATATTCGGGATAGACCGGCGCCTTCATTCCGAAGGAGCCGCCGACATTGCCGGTGAGCACCCGAACGCGGTCCGGCGGCACATTCAAGATGTCGCGCGCCAAGGCAGCACGCAGTCCGAACACGCCTTGGCAACCGACGTAGAGGATCCACCTCTCCTTGGCCGCGTCGAAGTGGGCGATGGCCGAGCGTGGCTCGATGGCGTTCACGACAATGCGATTGCTGACGATATCGAGGCGGGTGACATGTGCCGCCCGGGCGAAGGCGGCCTCCACCGCGGCGGAATCGCCATAGTGGTAGTCGAGAACGACATTGCCGGTCGCCTCGGCATGGAGCTGCGGCGCTCCCGAAGCCACCGCGGAAATGGGGTCGGTCACGGCCGGGAGCGCTTCGATTTCCGCCTCGACCAGCTCGGCGGCATCCTTGGCCTCAGCCGCCGTCTCGGCGACGACGAATGCCAGCGCCTCGCCGACGAAGCGAACGCGCCCGCGCGGCAGTGCCGGACGCGATGGCGGCTTCATCGCCGTCCCGTCGCGATTGGTGAAGGCGACGGCGCATTTCATTTGCCCAAAGCCCGCCGCATCGAGATCGGCACCGGTATAGGCGCCGAGCACGCCAGGCATGAGACGGGCGGCCGACAGGTCGATCGTGCGGATAGTGCCGTGGGCATGGCGGCTGCGGACCATGACCGCGTAGGCTTGATGCGGGAGGCTGATGTCGTCGGTGTATCGACCCTCGCCGCGGAGCAGGGTCGAATCCTCCTTCCGCGGAACCGGCCGTCCGATTCCGAACTCGCTCGGCGGTTGACTGCCGCTCAGGGGGCCTTCGTTCATGCGATCTGCCTATCTGTCAGAAGAGGAAGGAGACGGAGAAGGAGCCGAAGGTGTCGCCGCCGCGCTGACCATAGAATTCCTTGGTGTTGAAGACATGCGTATAGGAGACCCTGGTGCCCCCGATGGCCATGGCGACGCCCATTTGCAGATCGCCGACCAGGGGCTTCTTGCTGACATGGGGACCGTCGCGGAAGGTATTGCCGTCGAGGAAGATGTTGCGCGCGATAGCCCGGCCCTCGACGCCGGCAAAGAGATACCAGCCGAAATCGCGCTGGGGCAAGAAATAGTCTGATCCCGTCAGGCTCGGCCGGATGCGCGGCGGCCCGAAATCTGCCGGCAGGTCGAAGCCGACACGGAGCATTCCGCCCGCGGCTGCCTGGGTCAGCACATTGCCGACATTGCCGCCGGCATAGGGCGTGAAATCGGCCCCGAGGCCGAAGCGGGACACCTCTTAGAGGCCGCGCCATTTCCGTTGGTAGCTCAGCAAGACGCCAGGCTCGTCGTGAAGCTGAAAGTCCCAGCCCTGCGGACGGCGAGACTTGGTGATGCCGTGAACGAACTTCTGCGCGCGGTCCGCCAGCGAGTCCGGTCCGACGATGCCGAGGTCGAATTCCAAGGCATCGAGCCTGGTCTCGGTCTCCGAAATCACTCCGGCGCTGCCGTAGAGCCATCCGGCAAACGGCCGATCGGTCGGGTCAGGGGGCCTTCGAGTGATGTCTTGGGGCGTGTACATGCTTTGGCCGAGGGCGAACCCGACGCGACGCTTGCCCTCCGCGGCGAAGAGCGGAAACGCGTCCGCCGCCTGGGAGATCCAAGCGGGAATGTCGGATTCGGCACCGAGATAGGACAGCCGAATGCCATTGGTGTAGTGGCGGTCGGCATTGGCGAATAGATCGTTCTCGAGCGACAGGCTCCAGATCGCCCCGGGCTTGGCGTCCGGCTCGCCCGCGGCCGCGAATGCTCCCTGCAGCATGCACCCCAGCAGGAGCGCGCCGAGAAAAGGGAAATTGCGAGCCTTCCGTGCGGCACAGTGATCGTCGCGAGGAGTCGTGGACTTCGTCATCGGCCTTCGAAGCTTGCTATCCAATCCATATAGGAGTGAAGCGCCTCGCGCAGCGGCCGTGAACGCCAGCCAAACTCTTGCCCGAGCCGGCTGATGTCATAGGCACCCCATTTGCCGCCGGTCAGGCGCTCATCCTGCAGCAGGTTCGCCTCGTCTGCCGGAGCCGTCTCAAAGGTGAACCCCGGTGCCTTCTCCTTCGCATACTGGGCCAAGGTCCGCGTCCGCGTCGCTTCGCCGGAAGCAAGATTGTAGGTCCTGTGTCTTAAAGTGGGGGCTCGAAGCAAGAGCGCCATCGCCACGGCGGCGTCGCCGGCATGCAGATAGTCGCCCACGCCGTCCAAGGTATTGACGCGAAGCCGGCTGCCCGCAACCGCCAAATGCGCCAATCGGTGCATGGCGGATTGGTAGTCGCGCGAGCGAGTCTTGCGATCCATCGGTCCGAACATCGACGGCAGCCGCACCGATACGACGTCGAGTCGGAAAAGATCGGCATAGCGCGCCACGATCAGCTCGGAGGCCTGCTTGGAGATGCCATAGAGCGCCCGGGGCCCGACATAGCCATCCTCCGGCAGCGGCGCGCCGGCGACTGCCGGGCCGTCATCGAGATAGACCGCGCCCGAGCTCACATAGAGGAAACGCTGCAGCCCTTGGCGTTGCCGCGCCCAATCCAGCACCGCCACGGTACCCATGACACTGACGTCGATGACCCGGCGCGGGTCGTCGGCCTCGGGTTCGCGGCGCGCCTCGGTAATGGTGCCTCGGGCAATGGGCGTCACGGTGGCACCATGTGCCACATGGGTGATCCCATGCGCCGCCAGGGTTTGCGCCCAGGTTCGAGGCTCTGTTACATCGCCCTCGATGAACCGCAACCGATCGGCGACCGGTTGAAAGAAGCGCAGGGCGATCGCATCGGGTGGCGATGAATCGAGGATGACGCATCGTGCCTGCGTATCGCTTTCGAGCCAATGGCGAGCGAGATTGCTCATGACGAATCCGTTGCCGCCGGTGACCAAGAGCGTCATGGGGTCAATACTCCTCGGACATGCGATCGCAACCGAGCCAGTGTCCCATGGTACGCGATCGGAGGAATACGCTACGATGTCGGCCATCAGGAACCGCGGCCAGATCGAGAACGTGCAGTGAACGAGGCGTCCGCGAACGTCCAGTGTGCAGAGGAGCCGTCATGACCGAAGCATTCATCTGCGATGCCGTCAGGACCCCCATCGGTCGCTTTGCCGGGGCGCTGGCAACGATCCGAACCGACGATCTTGCGGCGTTGCCGATCAAGGCATTGATGGCGCGCAATCTCCGGGTCGACTGGTCGAAGGTGGACGATGTCATCTATGGCTGCGCCAACCAGGCGGGCGAGGACAACCGCAACGTGGCGCGGATGGCGGCGCTTCTGGCCGGCATGCCGACGGAGGTTTCCGGCGCCACCGTCAATCGCCTCTGCGGCTCGGGTATGGAGGCGATTGCCCAATGCGCGCGGGCGATCAGGACGGGCGAGGCGGAGCTGATGGTCGCGGGCGGCGTCGAGAGCATGAGCCGTGCGCCCTTCGTCATGCCGAAGGCCGAGGCGGCGTTCAGCCGCAGTGCCGAGATCTACGACACGACCATCGGCTGGCGCTTCGTGAACCCGCTGATGAAGGCCCAGTATGGCGTCGACGCCATGCCCGAGACCGCCGAGAACGTAGCGGAGGAGTTTCAGGTTACCCGCGAGGACCAGGACGCCTTCGCGCTGCGCAGCCAGCAACGCGCCGGCCGCGCGATGAAGGATGGTCGGCTCGCCGAGGAGATCGTTCCCGTGCCCATCCCGCAGCGGAAGGGCGAGCCGAAGCTTGTCCGAGACGATGAGCATCCGCGTCCGGACACGACCATGGAGATGTTGGCCAAGCTGCCGGCACCGTTCCGCAAGAATGGCACGGTCACCGCCGGCAACGCGTCCGGCGTCAATGACGGGTCGGCCGCGGTGATTGTCGCCTCGGAGCGTGCTGTCAAGGAGCATGGCCTCACGCCGCGGGCCCGGGTGGTCGGCGCCGGCACGGCCGGCGTGCCGCCGCGCATCATGGGCATCGGTCCGGCGCCGGCCTCGCGTAAGCTCCTCGATCGGTTGGGCCTCAAGATCGGGGCCATGGATGTCATTGAGCTCAACGAGGCCTTCGCGAGCCAGGCGCTGGCGAGCCTGCGCCAGCTCGGCCTGCCGGACGATGCCGAGCACGTGAATCCCAATGGCGGGGCGATTGCCCTTGGCCACCCGCTCGGCATGAGCGGGGCTCGTCTGGTGACGACGGCGGCCAATGAGCTCATCCGGCGCAGCGGGCGCTACGCCTTGGCGACGATGTGCATTGGCGTCGGGCAGGGCATCGCGATGGTCATCGAAAGGATGTGAGGCGGCGGTCCGACCGTCAGGTTTGCTTGAAGGCGGCAATCACGTCCTGCGGAACCGGCGATGCTTTGATGCGCGAGGGATCGGCAGGGTCGCGAATGGCCCAGACCCGTGTCTCGAAAGCCTCGACCGCGAGCACGGCGCCTTTGAGCAACCGGTGGCGGACATTGAAGCTGGACCGTCGGAATTCCTCGAGCGCGGACTCGACGACGACATCATCGCCGAAGCGCGACGGGACGATAAAGCGGGCGCTGGTATCGACCATCGGGCATCCGATCATGCGATAGGCTTCGGTCATCTGATATTTGGTCATGCCGAGCGCGCGCTCGAAGAGGGCGTGGGTGCAGTTGTCGAAGATGGCGAAGTAGCGCGGGTAGTACACGATTCCAGCGGGATCGCAGTCTCCCCACTCGATACGTACGGTGCGGCTGTTGGTCAGCATCAGAGGGCTCCTCACCCGATCGAGAATTTCATGGGAAGCATGCGGTCATGAAGAGGTCAATAGGAGGGACGGCTTCGTTGATCCATCGACACGCGGAAGGTCGCTCACCACGAGGAGGTTCCTATGCCAACCCAATTTGACGCGATCATCATCGGCACTGGCCAGGCCGGCCCGCCCTTGGCGGCCCGGCTGGCCGGGGAAGGTCTCAGAACGGCGATCATCGAACGAAAGCTGTTTGGCGGCACATGCGTCAATGTCGGCTGCATTCCGACGAAGACACTCATCGCCAGCGCCCGCGCCGCTTATGTGACGCGCCGCTCCGAGGATTTCGGCATCAAGGTGAGCGGGCCGGTCGAAGTGGATATGGAACGGGTCAAGGCGCGCAAGGATGCGGTCGTCAAGAAATCCAAGGACGGGCTCGAGGCCTGGCTGCAGGGAACGAAGAATCTTACCGTATACCGGGGTCAGGCGCGCTTCGAAGCACCGAAGCTGATCGCCATCGGCGGCGAGCAGCTCAGCGCCGAGCGGATTTTCATCAATGTCGGCGCCCGCGCCCATGTCCCGGACCTGCCGGGTATCAAGGATGTGCCCTACCTGACGAATGCGGGAATGATGGAGGTGAATTTCCTGCCCGCGCATCTCGCGATCATTGGCGGCAGCTATATCGGGCTGGAGTTCGCGCAGATGTACCGGCGCTTCGGCAGCCGGGTGACGGTGGTGGAGACAAAGGGGAGACTGATCCCGCGCGATGATGAGGACATATCGAACGCCGTGCGGGACATTCTCCAGAATGAAGGGATCGATATTCGGCTGAATTCGGCCTGCATCGCCGTCGAGAGACGTGACGGCCAGATCGAGGTCAAACTCGACTGCGATGACGGTGCTAAGTCCGTCAGCGCCTCGCATTTGCTCTTGGCCGTCGGCCGGGCGGCGAACACGCATGATCTCGGTTTGGACAAGGCCGGCGTGGCGGTCGATGCGCGCGGATTCATCACGGTCGACGACGAGCTCAGGAGCAATGTTCCAGGGATCTGGGCGCTCGGGGATTGCAACGGGCGCGGCGCCTTCACTCACACCTCCTATAATGACTATGAGATCGTTGCCGCAAACCTGCTGGACGGTGGCAAGCGCCGCGTGAGCGACCGCATACCCACCTACGCGCTCTACATCGACCCGCCCTTGGGGCGGGCGGGCATGACCGAAGAGGAAGCGCGTTCGAGCAAACGCAAGGTCGTGGTCGGCAAGCTGGCGATGAGCCATGTCGGGCGTGCGCGAGAACGCGGCGAAACGCAAGGTTTCATGAAGATCTTGGTCGATGCCGAGAGCGAGCGGATTCTGGGCGTCGCCTTCCTCGGCATCGAGGCTGACGAAGCGGTTCAGTCGCTGCTCGGCCTCATGTACGCCGATCAGCCCTATACGCTGCTTGAGCGAGCCATGTTCATCCATCCGACCGTGAACGAATACCTGCCCACCCTGGTCGGCGATCTCGAGCCTCTGGCCTAGAGCAGCATCCGGCCAGATGGAATCGCTTGGCGATTCCATCTGGCCGGATAAAGCTGCTCTACTCTTTGAAAGATAGGGCAATTTCATCCACCGGGATCGAACCGTCCGGTTCGATCCCGGTGGATATTGTCCTAGCGCCTCAACCTACGAGATCGGCACCTCGATCCCGAGCAGCGGCCCATATTGCTGGCTACCGAAGATGTCGGCATCGCCGACGCTGCCGCTCGGCACCTTGCGGAAGATGGTGAACTTGATCGCGAGACCCGGCTCGAACTCGACATGGTCGCTGATGCGCGAGTCGGAAATGCCGTAGAGCTTGCAAACCGCCTCTCGCGACAAGACGCGGCTCTGGCGGACGAGATCATAGTTCTTCTTCTCCTGAAAGATGACGTCGAAGGTGATCTTGTCGACGCCGGCATTCTTGCTGCGAATGGCCTTGGCGAGCGAGGTCAGCGGTGTCGTGCGCGCGGCATTGCTCGTCATCGATCAGACTCCCGCTTCGATCATGTGCACCGGAAAAAGCTCCATCGGGTCGGCGATCGGCATCGTGTGGTTCAGCGTCCAGCGATAAGCGGCGCTTGCGGGCATGACTTCATCCAGCATGAAGGCGACGCCGCCGGCCGTGCCTTTCACGTTGGGAAGCCGCGCGTAGAACATCTGCCTTGTGCCGGTCATGCAGACCTCCTCGGCCATCTCCTTGGTCGGCGCCACACCCTGCACGACGATGCAGAGCTCGTGGCCGGGGCGATCGCGCAAGGGCTCGAGCTCGCCCAGGATGCCGTCGCGGCCGTAGACGGTGTAGGCGAGCGTATAGCCCTCATCGCCAAATCGCTCGCGGACGGCGGCTTTGGCCCAGGCGATGACCCCATCGATCCGCGAGATGGTGTAGGGGTCTCTGACACCGGCGATGCCGACATAGCGCTCACCGACCTTGCCGGCACCTTCCAGCTTCACCCGCAGCTCCTTCGCCGGAATGAAGCGTGGGCCGGTGACGCGGGTCGTGCGCTCGTCGAACTGCTCATAGACGCACTGGCTCATATCGATATGGCCGCCCAGAAAGTATTCGAAATATGGATTGCTCCGCTCGTACATCGAATGCGCAGCGACCGAGGCGACCGTACAGCGCTGCTCCGGCAGCATGGCCGTGACCTTCACATCCTCCATGGTGATCTCACCGATGATGGACTCCTTGCCGGCATAGGGCTCCGCGCAGAAGGATGCGCATTCCATGACCTTGCCGTAGTAGTAGGCAAGCGCTTCCGGATAGCCCCGGCGAAGTGCGGGTGCGGCGAAGATGGCGCAATCGCTGCTGCGCCCGCCGATGATGACGTCGGCACCCATGTCGAGCAGCTTCATGAAGGGATGGACGCCGGCGACGGCGACGATGTGGTCGGTTGCATCGAGCTCCGAGTAGGTGAGTTCCGGTCGTCCGTCGAGCCCCTGCACCATGGCGCCAGACTTCATCTTGGCGCGGACGAGATCCTTCGATACCTCGGAATAGAAGTAGCCGAGCTTGAACTTGGGCAGCCCGTGCTGCTTGGCGGCTTCCTTGACGATGCCGATGAAACGGTCGACGCGGCTGTTCGTGCCGGTATCGCCGGCCGATCCGATCATCATCGGCACCTTGAGGCGGCGGGCGCCCAAGAGCATGGCCTCGATGTCGTGCTTTTGCCAGGCAAGCGGGCTTGCCGTTCCGTCGGAACCGAGCGGTACCGGGCCGCAATCGCAGCTGCCGGAATCGCAGGCGACCATGTCGGGTTCCGCCGCCAGGCCGCGTTCGAAGCTGCCGATCTTGGTCGGGGCAAAGCCCAGATGGCCGTTCGGGCAAAGAATGCGCAGGCCGCGATTGGACCGCTTGCTCCGGCGCGAGGCCGTATCGTCTTGGACGCCAGTCATCGCACTACACCTCCATGGATCTATGACTCGTCGATCGTCGCGCCGGGGACATCTAGTCGCGGAGCGCCAGGCACTTCTCCGGAGAAACCCGCCAAGAGACGGCGGCGCCCTCGACCAGCTCGGGGCGGGGACGATCGTGAACGCAGATTTCGACGGGGCCCGAGCGAACATAGTAATGGGCGACGTCGCCGAGGAAGAGCGATCGGCTGAGCACGCCCGGAATGCCATCGCCGGGCACGGCATGCCCTGCATCCAAGCGTACATCGATGGGTCGGAAGCCGATCGCAGCCGCGGTGGTCGATGCGGTGCGATGCCAGGGATCGCGCGCGCGCAAGATCAAGTCCGGGGCGCATTTGGCGTCCGCCAGGTCATCCTCACCGGGCACCGGAGCAAGCTCGGCCTCGAGGACATTCTTCATGCCGAGGAAGCTTGCGACGAAGCGCGTCTTCGGTGTCGCGTAGATGTCGCCCGGCGTCCCTTGCTGCTCGATCCGGCCGTCGCGCATGACGATGATGCGATCGGAGAGCGCAAACGCCTCCTCCTGGTCATGGGTCACGTAGATCGCCGTGAAGCCCAAGCGACGGCGCAGATCGCTCAACTCGGCGCGCATCGCAATCCGCAATTGCGCGTCCAGATTGGAGAGCGGCTCGTCCAGCAGGATGATTTTCGAGTCGTAGGCAATCGCCCGTGCCAGCGCGACCCGCTGCTGCTGGCCACCCGACAGCTTCGTAGCCGGCCGATCGGAAAAACCCGCCAAATCGACGAGCGAGAGCGCGCGTTCGACCGCCGGGCGGGCCTCGGCGCGTCCGATCCCGCGCACCCGAAAACCGAAGGCGACGTTGTCGAACACGGTCATGTGCGGCCAGATCGCGTAGGACTGGAAGACCATGGACAGGCCGCGCTTTTCCGGCGGCACGTTGCGGCCGTTGGCGGCGTCGTAGACGGGCGCTCCGTCGATGACGATGCGGCCGCCGCGGGGGGATTCGAGACCGGCGACGGCGCGAAGCGTGGTCGTCTTGCCGCACCCCGAGGGCCCTAGCAAGGTCACGTGCTCGCCTTGGCCGACAGCGAAATCGATACCGTCGACGGCGATCGCCGAGCCGTAGCTCACCACCAAGCTCTCGACCTGGAGGAAGCCCGCGCTCATACGAGGACCTGCCGGTGGCGGGCGCGGATCATGACCAAGAGCGCCAGGAAGGTGACGGCTAGCTGCAGCACGCTCAACGCCGCGAGCGCATTCACGTTGCCGGCTTCCCAAAGATCGAAGACCGCGACCGCAAGCACAACGGTGCGGCTCGTATAGAGCAGGATCGAGGAGCTGACCTCCTGCATGGACAGGATGAAGATCAGCGTCCAGGTGGCAATCAAGGTTGGGCGGGTGAGCGGCAGCGTGATCCAGCGCACCATCTTGCTCCAGGTGGCGCCGGTCATCCGTGCCGCATCTTCGAGCTCCGCATGGAGCTGGCGCAAGGCACCCGTTCCGGCGCGGATGCCGAACGGCAGGTAGTGCGTCACATAGGCGAGCAGCAGGATGCCGATCGTGCCATAGATCGGCAGCCACTTGATCGCGACGTAGACCCAAAGGAGCCCGAGCGCCAGCACCATCGAGGGCGTGGCAAGGGGGAACATGCCGACCTGGTCGAGATAGGAGCGGACGGGGCTCCGGCTGCGCACGACCACCCAGCTGACGCCGAGGCCCAGCACGCACACGGCACTCGCGGTGGCAGCGCCCAGGATCAGGCTGTTCTGCATGGCGAGAAAGGTCTTCGGGTACTGGAAGAGCACGTAACGGAAGTGCCTGAGGTCGAAGGCCATCAGCTTGACGTCGATGGTGATGAAATTGACCAATGCCGCCCAGATGAGCGTTGCGACCGGCAGCAGCACCGCCAAGGCGACATAGATCCAGGCGAGCGCCGCAAGCAGGTATCGAAAGGCGCCGACGTCGAGAATCCGGGGCCGGAAGGCCTTGCCGGTAATGGTGACGAAGGAGCGGCGGTTGAGGATGACGCCTTGCAGCCACACGAGCGCGGCGGTGACCGCAAGCAGGAGCAGCCCCCACGCTGCCGCCTGGCTTACCCGTGGCGGAAAGTTGTTGAGGAGCCGATAGATCTCCGTTCCGACAACATAGAACCCGCTCGGCATGCCAAGAACCGCGGGCACGCTGAACAAACCCATCGCCTGCACGAAGACGAGAAGTGCGCTGCCGAGCGCCGAGGGCAACACCAATGGCAGCGTGACCAGGCGGAGCGAGTCCAGCTGCGAGGCGCCGTGAATGCGCGCACTCTCCTCCAAGGACGGATCCATGACCCTGAGGGCCGCCCCGATCAGGAGAAAGGGCAGGGGCACATAGGCGAGCGCCGCCACGAAGATGACGCCGCCGGCCGTCTGCAGGTTCACCAGGCTGTCGATGCCGAAGACCTGCCGAGCGAATAGGTTGACGAGGCCGCCACGGGGCGAGCCGAGCCATGACCAGGCGATCGCGGTCAGCAAGGGCGTGATGTAGAGCGGCATAATGACCAATTGCTCGAGCGCCGAGCGGCCCGGCGTATCGATGCGGGCCAGGATCAGAGCCAAGGCACCGCCCAGCGTCACCGCCAAGATCGTGGTGCCGGTGCCGACCAGCACCGTATTCGTGATGATCCGGGTAGCCGAGAGAACCGTGAGGAAGGGCTGCAGGCTGAGGCCGCCGGCATCCTTGACGGCGCCCATGGCGACGGCGATCAGCGGCAGGATGACGAGGACGGTCAGCACGACCGAGAGGACGATGGCAACGACGCTCTCCGTCGAGAGCGCCAGCCTGACGCTGCGAAAGCGGCGATTGCCGGACGCGGCTTCGCCCAAACCTACGCCGCGTAGCGCCATATCATACCTTGAAGAACGAGTCGAAGTGCTCTGGGAAGTTTCCGGAGGCCTTCTCGTAGTCGGCTAGATCTTTGGGCAAGAGCGGCTTCGTCTGCTCGAACGGCAGCTGTCCTGCGGGCGGAGGCACGTCCTTGCGGCTCGAATAAACCCCGAAGATGTCGAGGTTGAGCATGGTATTGCCCTCCTTGGAGAGCACGAAATCGACGAACAGCCGCGCCGCATTCGGATGCGGAGCGCCTTTCAGGATGGCAATTGGGGCGATGGCGACCGGCATGCCTTCGCTTGGATAGACGCCGACGATACCGGCCTTGACGGCATCCGCCTCGAAGGCGCGGAAATGATCGACGGTCGCACCGACCAAAGCTTCGCCGCGAACCAAGAGGTCGATGAGCTGCGCCGAGGTTGAGACGATCACCGGCTGCTGCGCCCCCCATTTCTTCATGAAATCCGCGCCGAGCAGCTTCTCCAGCATGTACATCTGGTTGAAGCTGGTGCCGGCGGCGGAGTCCTGGATCACCAGTTTTCTGCCTTTGAATTCCGGCTTCAGCATGTCGACCCAAGCCTTCGGTGCCTTGTCCGGCGGCAGCACGTTCTTGTTGTAGGCCATGATCACGCCGATCACGCGCGCCGTCGCCCAGAGGTCGCCGTCATGGGACTCATCGGGGTATGCCGCGAGCTCCGGGGATCGGTAGGGCAGCAGCTGCCCATTTCGCGCCATGGTCACGTACGGGGCCAGATTGGCGACGTGCAACGCATCGAAGCTGAGATTGCCCGCGCTCATCTCGGCGCTGACGCGCGCCAGGACGCGGCCCGTGGGCGCGGAGTAGTAGCCGCTGCTCACGTCCAAGAACGGATACTTCGCCTTGAACGCGTCCATGAACTTCGGAAATCCCGCCGCCGAAATCGAGGTGGCGAAGGCGAAGGCGCCTTCCTTCTTGGCGCCCTCGATGATCGCGGATCGGTCCTGCGCCGAGGCGGGCAGCGCTCCCAGCACGAGCCCGCTCGCCAGCAACCCTTCCAGCACATCACGTCGGGTGATTTCGTACATGCAGTCCTCCCTGGGCCGGTGAGCATCTGGGCACGCCAATATCGCGTCAAGTATTTTTATCATTCATGCGGCTATATCGGTAATTTAGATAGAATTTATTTATCAAACGACGATACGGATAAATTATCGCAGACCGCGCACCGCAACGAACATTACGGCTGTGCGCTCGCCATTTCGAGGATGCGCGCCGGATGCAGCGCCTCGCGTCCGGCGCCGTCGCGGATTTGATGGCGACAGCTGGTGCCGCCGGCGATGAGCAGCGTGTCGGCGGCGGCGGCACGCATGGTCGGCAGCACCCCGAGCTCGCCGATCTTGAGGGAGAGCGCGTAATGCTCCGCCTCGTAGCCGAACGCGCCGGCCATGCCGCAGCAGGTCGCATCGAAGGTCTTCACCGTCAGTCCGGGGACGAGGCGGAGCGTCGCCTCGAGGGCGCCGACCGTGCCCCAGGCCTTTTGGTGGCAGTGGCCATGCACCAGCGCTTGCCGGGCGCCCAGGCTTTGCATGGGCAGGCGCCAGCGTCCGGCGGCGGCTTCGCCGGCAATGAACTCCTCCAACAACACGGCGCGAGAAGCGAGC is a genomic window containing:
- a CDS encoding xanthine dehydrogenase family protein molybdopterin-binding subunit — its product is MNEGPLSGSQPPSEFGIGRPVPRKEDSTLLRGEGRYTDDISLPHQAYAVMVRSRHAHGTIRTIDLSAARLMPGVLGAYTGADLDAAGFGQMKCAVAFTNRDGTAMKPPSRPALPRGRVRFVGEALAFVVAETAAEAKDAAELVEAEIEALPAVTDPISAVASGAPQLHAEATGNVVLDYHYGDSAAVEAAFARAAHVTRLDIVSNRIVVNAIEPRSAIAHFDAAKERWILYVGCQGVFGLRAALARDILNVPPDRVRVLTGNVGGSFGMKAPVYPEYVCLLHATRVLGRPVKWTDERSESFLSDHHGRDHIRTAAMALDANGRILAVRLAGYGNAGAFLNPPLQATTNAVKNIVGVYATPLIEVSAKIVFTNTTPVGAYRGAGRPEGNYYIERLIDVAAAEMGIDRAELRRRNHIRPEAIPHKAPSGMLYDSGEFTKVMDRALEAADWEGFERRRKASATLGKLRGRGIGSYLEVTGPPQKEMGGIRFEADGTVTMITGTLDYGQGHASAFAQVLVDRLAIPFDRLRLLQGDSDELLAGGGTGGSRSMMASGQAMVEASRRVVDQGRQIAAFVLEAASADIEFRQGRFHIVGTDRSIGLMELAGRLRTGLSVPKELPQSLDVGHVLDSPPSAFPNGCHVAEVEIDPETGVIEVVAYSMVNDFGTIINPMLVEGQAHGGIAQGIGQALMERTHYDEQGQPLAGSYMDYALPRASDLPSFRFASHPVPATTNALGVKGCGEAGCAGALPAVMNAAVDALSAYGISHIDMPATPERVWRAIQEAQSGAGTPR
- a CDS encoding NAD(P)-dependent oxidoreductase; the encoded protein is MTLLVTGGNGFVMSNLARHWLESDTQARCVILDSSPPDAIALRFFQPVADRLRFIEGDVTEPRTWAQTLAAHGITHVAHGATVTPIARGTITEARREPEADDPRRVIDVSVMGTVAVLDWARQRQGLQRFLYVSSGAVYLDDGPAVAGAPLPEDGYVGPRALYGISKQASELIVARYADLFRLDVVSVRLPSMFGPMDRKTRSRDYQSAMHRLAHLAVAGSRLRVNTLDGVGDYLHAGDAAVAMALLLRAPTLRHRTYNLASGEATRTRTLAQYAKEKAPGFTFETAPADEANLLQDERLTGGKWGAYDISRLGQEFGWRSRPLREALHSYMDWIASFEGR
- the pcaF gene encoding 3-oxoadipyl-CoA thiolase, whose translation is MTEAFICDAVRTPIGRFAGALATIRTDDLAALPIKALMARNLRVDWSKVDDVIYGCANQAGEDNRNVARMAALLAGMPTEVSGATVNRLCGSGMEAIAQCARAIRTGEAELMVAGGVESMSRAPFVMPKAEAAFSRSAEIYDTTIGWRFVNPLMKAQYGVDAMPETAENVAEEFQVTREDQDAFALRSQQRAGRAMKDGRLAEEIVPVPIPQRKGEPKLVRDDEHPRPDTTMEMLAKLPAPFRKNGTVTAGNASGVNDGSAAVIVASERAVKEHGLTPRARVVGAGTAGVPPRIMGIGPAPASRKLLDRLGLKIGAMDVIELNEAFASQALASLRQLGLPDDAEHVNPNGGAIALGHPLGMSGARLVTTAANELIRRSGRYALATMCIGVGQGIAMVIERM
- a CDS encoding acyl-CoA thioesterase, yielding MLTNSRTVRIEWGDCDPAGIVYYPRYFAIFDNCTHALFERALGMTKYQMTEAYRMIGCPMVDTSARFIVPSRFGDDVVVESALEEFRRSSFNVRHRLLKGAVLAVEAFETRVWAIRDPADPSRIKASPVPQDVIAAFKQT
- a CDS encoding FAD-containing oxidoreductase; the encoded protein is MPTQFDAIIIGTGQAGPPLAARLAGEGLRTAIIERKLFGGTCVNVGCIPTKTLIASARAAYVTRRSEDFGIKVSGPVEVDMERVKARKDAVVKKSKDGLEAWLQGTKNLTVYRGQARFEAPKLIAIGGEQLSAERIFINVGARAHVPDLPGIKDVPYLTNAGMMEVNFLPAHLAIIGGSYIGLEFAQMYRRFGSRVTVVETKGRLIPRDDEDISNAVRDILQNEGIDIRLNSACIAVERRDGQIEVKLDCDDGAKSVSASHLLLAVGRAANTHDLGLDKAGVAVDARGFITVDDELRSNVPGIWALGDCNGRGAFTHTSYNDYEIVAANLLDGGKRRVSDRIPTYALYIDPPLGRAGMTEEEARSSKRKVVVGKLAMSHVGRARERGETQGFMKILVDAESERILGVAFLGIEADEAVQSLLGLMYADQPYTLLERAMFIHPTVNEYLPTLVGDLEPLA
- a CDS encoding DUF4387 domain-containing protein — translated: MTSNAARTTPLTSLAKAIRSKNAGVDKITFDVIFQEKKNYDLVRQSRVLSREAVCKLYGISDSRISDHVEFEPGLAIKFTIFRKVPSGSVGDADIFGSQQYGPLLGIEVPIS